A single region of the Brachypodium distachyon strain Bd21 chromosome 3, Brachypodium_distachyon_v3.0, whole genome shotgun sequence genome encodes:
- the LOC112271606 gene encoding uncharacterized protein LOC112271606, whose amino-acid sequence MRVLSFSRIRTSRTFAWNAVMTVSRETLGIMRWVLPKRTMNLRRDSLGFWRMPWRSLTAPGRLYPPRKAPRNCAEVTPRLEGVVREVHELGTRLSLEGQGELVGHDLPIGSGGEASHRVHLQEIQRVGLTIILGAHVRAENGRPDDLALFRDECEAFRSMDGSPELDGVCRLVLPFATVLHAALDADTSVLTEAAIEVRTEIFSGGRCTRAEGDVIILPSNTGRPAAPVVGVRARGNGPSPSISLHAGSPSRVHCSCGARQGLAHALCRRESEQSGEPRIPFTLLRRVLGRREMKHRVHCRQGLRGSVELGRCRGWSTSCRTGPAAVRLSVPASGKRATATRGRVGRLHVPWSWWT is encoded by the coding sequence ATgcgcgtgctcagcttctcccgcatcCGGACATCCCGCACATTCGCGTGGAACGCGGTGATGACCGTCTCCAGGGAGACGCTGGGGATAATGCGCTGGGTCTTGCCAAAGCGCACCATGAACTTGCGCAGGGACTCGCTGGGCTTCTGGAGGATGCCGTGGAGGTCGCTGACCGCCCCCGGGCGCTTGTACCCTCCCAGAAAGGCACCAAGGAACTGCGCAGAGGTCACTCCAAGACTTGAAGGAGTTGTGCGGGAGGTTCATGAGCTAGGAACGCGTCTCTCGCTTGAGGGCCAGGGAGAACTAGTTGGCCATGACCTTCCCatcggctccggcggcgaggcAAGCCACAGAGTACACCTGCAAGAAATCCAACGGGTAGGTCTTACCATCATACTTGGGGCCCACGTCCGGGCAGAAAATGGGCGGCCAGATGACTTGGCGCTGTTCCGGGACGAATGCGAGGCATTCCGCTCCATGGATGGCAGTCCCGAGCTCGACGGAGTTTGTAGGCTCGTTCTCCCGTTCGCGACGGTGCTCCATGCGGCGCTCGATGCAGACACGAGTGTCCTCACCGAGGCGGCCATTGAGGTGCGCACGGAGATCTTCTCCGGAGGGCGGTGCACACGAGCTGAGGGAGATGTGATCATCTTGCCCAGCAACACGGGCAGGCCCGCCGCACCGGTCGTCGGTGTTCGGGCACGAGGAAACGGGCCGAGCCCCAGCATTTCCCTGCACGCGGGTAGCCCCAGCCGAGTGCACTGCTCCTGTGGTGCGCGACAGGGCCTAGCGCACGCGCTGTGCAGGCGGGAGAGCGAGCAGAGCGGCGAGCCACGCATTCCATTCACCTTGCTGAGGCGAGTCCTTGGCCGGCGGGAAATGAAGCATCGCGTCCATTGCCGCCAAGGCCTCCGAGGCAGTGTCGAGCTCGGCCGGTGCCGGGGGTGGAGTACCTCGTGTCGCACAGGCCCGGCTGCCGTGAGACTCTCCGTTCCGGCGAGTGGAAAGAGAGCAACCGCCACGCGAGGGCGGGTGGGAcgactgcatgtcccgtggaGTTGGTGGACGTGA